One region of Eupeodes corollae chromosome 1, idEupCoro1.1, whole genome shotgun sequence genomic DNA includes:
- the LOC129951864 gene encoding uncharacterized protein LOC129951864: protein MNSLDDSSTTAIISTISVRRSIRIAKQKKIFYHNMVLSDENKPISKETVRDILKMEISPIRQLKNLTIEARHTLSLQESKKKRLKFENSLFLPNNKKRKDVLKFFDKTSQTLNKTKEKEKTPNTTQLNFKVYNQKPAPILPSYDSDLSSEGSNHSDRSFSMKRNRLTNKEVCNKELVTSENEESTTEKTVYPSYVVYRTKGNKIKLVQNKVERTTPSPNSTIELESQEPPQKLENKSEEPTSITENPESAIKPDEIENPPVPIDDSEEISSEISQGTLIDLSQKARPNENPTVLPSVNVNVSPCLPSNSSNSMEFLTHSTASNESTMLSSDCLEKSNLNSPPFSSKNVLPTEPKEGSLMKALSPKSLIPMAIVGKTEILATQIPTNRSDLIQDTEVQSSTTPRSEEVLVATTNAEDIQIAQPIPNIDNNLKDNSARVSNNQEPSAEHESSQPSLTSANKMKDLPSLKRYFEAISRQRQIANQESTASTSIGEETAEQQPVQSERDDRKMGTQGNTKRKTIPRTTRAHPESSTVQKLVQGALSFEFNPQHYNAHHETINQEPIPPQAENQPSDDYEPLDPLNRMQNIPTFNRYFKPFYLQRPTISGAENSPSTSAACRRSTEQQQPMPAEQSMSAVQYMPVPNTSPSVQSLPAAQSMTALHSMPALQPLPTTARERRRKKPQLPSSSKQETTNMSSHFCQPKTTTVETYGRTVPNPYSPTYSSHISSTQQVFSQHQSPAHAPEPKPISHPSQQSNKPYTRTSSTTRNSPIEIPRPETFPRPTAPPPYSNHTLYSPSYPPQLPGFSPNQHRFPPFPVVQQQQPSNMHSYNAPHYSSSKASQYPQQSPIPKPNMYGGSPPSRNEFGIPPQTNYNYCQPHYSGTQHSSPNQTPTRTENNYGHYASTSRNFAPQPQSPTNVNPEVMRYNTNHQSSFWCQYQHQHQQQQQHHHQYKPQATESQSHPQTSMDQNTVDPNKWLNDRLQQTLRPHENIDKSSWIARPSHQENTVRPPSTSPIDIDTWVRARTHQQAPKPPHTELTTEQRLSQLEAVINSYNKFFNNFEGFPKALVGSATGPSLQAPPPPPQVMSMPSTSQPWQQPMMSNLPSSSPAMGSIPTHQPAPDPRIAWGEYYNQMNTRQFQGNAGYPRSNPVPSENHMRMETNPVNQYPVPQQIISHQINAADSTTGGNPNSSIDMRSYRSSSQHCNQPYPHNTCEPWKNQCHYFKHT, encoded by the exons ggacatattaaaaatggaaatttcgCCAATCCGGCAATTAAAAAACCTTACAATTGAAGCCAGACATACATtaagttt gcAAGAGTCTAAAAAGAAAcgtcttaaatttgaaaatagtcTGTTTTTACcc AATAACAAAAAACGCAAAGACGTTCtaaagttttttgataaaacatctcaaaccttaaacaaaaccaaagaaaaagaaaaaacgccAAACACAActcaattaaatttcaaagtcTACAATCAAAAACCTGCACCAATTTTACCTTCTTACGATTCGGATTTATCATCCGAAGGATCAAATCACTCTGACAGAAGTTTTTCAATGAAGCGCAATCGTTTAACAAACAAGGAGGTGTGCAACAAAGAGCTTGTTACATCCGAAAATGAAGAATCAACTACCGAAAAGACGGTCTACCCCAGTTATGTCGTATATCGaacaaaaggaaacaaaataaagttggtACAGAATAAGGTTGAACGAACAACACCCTCCCCAAATTCGACCATTGAATTAGAATCACAAGAACCACCTCagaaattggaaaacaaatcaGAAGAACCAACTTCTATTACTGAAAATCCTGAATCAGCTATTAAGCCTGATGAAATTGAAAACCCACCAGTTCCAATCGATGATTCTGAAGAAATAAGTTCTGAAATTTCTCAAGGCACCTTGATCGATTTATCCCAGAAAGCCAGACCAAACGAAAACCCCACAGTACTACCTTCAGTCAATGTCAATGTTTCCCCATGTTTGCCATCGAATTCTTCTAATAGTATGGAATTTTTGACTCATTCAACTGCAAGTAATGAATCAACAATGTTATCATCTGATTGCTTAGAAAAGTCCAACCTAAATTCTCCGCCATTCTCTTCGAAAAATGTCCTGCCAACAGAACCCAAGGAAGGTAGTTTAATGAAGGCCTTATCACCCAAGTCACTGATTCCTATGGCTATTGTAGGCAAAACTGAAATATTAGCCACGCAAATTCCAACAAACCGCTCGGATTTGATACAAGACACTGAAGTTCAAAGCTCCACTACCCCAAGATCGGAAGAAGTTTTAGTTGCCACAACAAATGCCGAGGATATCCAAATTGCGCAACCCATACCAAATATTGATAATAATCTGAAAGATAACTCTGCACGAGTTTCTAATAACCAAGAACCATCGGCCGAACATGAATCATCTCAGCCATCTCTAACTTCTGCTAATAAAATGAAGGATCTACcgagtttgaaaagatatttcgaAGCAATTTCTCGGCAAAGACAAATTGCTAACCAAGAGAGCACTGCATCAACATCAATTGGCGAAGAAACTGCTGAACAGCAACCTGTACAAAGTGAGAGAGATGATCGAAAAATGGGAACGCAAGGCAACACGAAAAGGAAAACCATTCCAAGAACCACTCGTGCTCATCCCGAAAGCTCAACTGTTCAAAAACTTGTTCAAGGTGCTCTTAGCTTTGAATTCAACCCACAACATTATAATGCCCATCATGAAACTATAAATCAGGAACCAATTCCTCCACAAGCTGAAAATCAACCAAGTGATGACTATGAACCACTTGATCCATTGAATAGAATGCAAAATATACCAACTTTTAACAGATATTTTAAGCCTTTTTATTTGCAAAGACCTACAATTTCTGGAGCTGAGAATTCTCCCTCAACTTCTGCAGCTTGTAGAAGAAGCACTGAACAACAACAACCTATGCCCGCTGAACAATCTATGTCTGCTGTTCAGTATATGCCTGTTCCAAATACTTCGCCCTCTGTACAGTCTTTGCCAGCTGCACAATCTATGACCGCCTTACATTCTATGCCTGCCTTACAGCCTTTGCCTACAACTGCTAGAGAAAGACGCCGAAAGAAGCCCCAGTTACCATCAAGCAGCAAGCAGGAAACAACAAACATGAGTTCCCATTTCTGTCAACCTAAAACAACTACTGTCGAGACTTATGGAAGAACTGTGCCAAATCCATATTCTCCGACTTACAGTAGTCACATAAGTTCAACTCAACAAGTTTTCAGCCAACATCAATCACCAGCACACGCTCCTGAACCAAAACCAATTAGCCATCCATCACAGCAGTCAAATAAACCATATACTCGGACATCTAGCACTACTCGAAATTCACCAATAGAAATTCCTCGTCCAGAGACGTTCCCACGCCCAACTGCCCCACCACCGTACTCTAATCACACCTTGTACAGTCCCTCATATCCTCCCCAACTACCCGGATTTTCACCTAACCAACATCGTTTTCCTCCTTTTCCAGTTGTTCAGCAGCAACAACCATCAAATATGCATTCCTATAATGCCCCACATTATTCTAGCTCCAAGGCATCCCAATATCCACAACAATCACCCATTCCAAAACCGAACATGTATGGTGGCAGTCCACCATCAAGGAACGAGTTCGGGATTCCTCCCCAAACGAATTATAATTATTGTCAGCCTCATTACTCGGGAACTCAACATTCTTCTCCTAATCAAACACCAACTCGGACAGAAAATAATTATGGTCACTATGCGAGTACGTCTCGAAACTTTGCTCCTCAACCACAATCGCCTACAAATGTTAATCCCGAGGTTATGAGATACAATACAAACCATCAAAGCTCATTTTGGTGTCAAtatcaacatcagcatcagcaacaacaacagcatcatCATCAGTATAAGCCCCAAGCAACTGAGTCTCAAAGTCATCCCCAAACGTCAATGGATCAAAATACTGTAGATCCAAATAAATGGCTGAATGACAGATTGCAACAAACGCTCAGACCTCACGAAAACATTGACAAGTCATCTTGGATTGCGCGGCCATCACATCAAGAAAATACCGTCAGACCGCCTTCGACAAGTCCAATAGATATTGACACTTGGGTGAGAGCCAGAACTCATCAGCAAGCCCCCAAACCACCACATACTGAACTCACAACCGAGCAAAGGTTATCTCAGCTTGAAGCGGTAATTAATTCGTACAACAAGTTCTTCAACAATTTTGAAGGCTTTCCAAAAGCCTTAGTTGGTTCCGCAACAGGGCCTTCACTTCAGGCACCACCGCCCCCACCACAGGTGATGTCGATGCCATCAACTTCTCAACCCTGGCAGCAGCCAATGATGAGTAACTTACCATCATCCTCCCCAGCAATGGGTAGTATCCCAACACATCAGCCAGCCCCAGATCCTC gtatcgCTTGGGGAGAATACTACAATCAAATGAACACAAGACAATTTCAAGGAAATGCAG GTTATCCAAGAAGCAATCCTGTCCCTTCTGAAAATCATATGAGAATGGAAACGAATCCAG taAATCAATATCCAGTTCCACAACAAATAATTTCACATCAAATAAATGCTGCAGACTCTACAACTGGAGGAAATCCTAATTCGTCTATTGATATGAGGTCATATCGATCATCATCACAACACTGCAATCAACCTTATCCACATAATACGTGTGAACCTTGGAAAAATCAGTgtcattattttaaacatacataa